The following are encoded in a window of Sminthopsis crassicaudata isolate SCR6 chromosome 3, ASM4859323v1, whole genome shotgun sequence genomic DNA:
- the LOC141563169 gene encoding small ribosomal subunit protein eS4, translating into MARGPKKHLKRVAAPKHWMLDKLTGVFAPRPSTGPHKLRECLPLIIFLRNRLKYALTGDEVKKICMQRFIKIDGKVRTDITYPAGFMDVISIEKTGEHFRLVYDTKGRFAVHRITAEEAKYKLCKVRKIFVGTKGIPHLVTHDARTIRYPDPLIKVNDTVQIDLEAGKITDFIKFDTGNLCMVTGGANLGRIGVITNREKHPGSFDVVHVKDANGNSFATRLSNIFVIGKGNKPWISLPRGKGIRLTIAEERDKRLAAKQSSG; encoded by the coding sequence ATGGCTCGTGGTCCCAAAAAGCATCTGAAGCGTGTAGCAGCTCCAAAGCACTGGATGCTGGATAAGTTGACAGGAGTTTTTGCTCCAAGACCATCCACAGGTCCCCACAAGCTGAGAGAGTGTCTCCCACTCATCATCTTCCTGAGGAACAGACTCAAGTATGCCCTGACTGGAGATGAAGTAAAGAAGATCTGCATGCAGCGTTTCATCAAGATTGATGGCAAAGTCCGCACTGATATCACGTATCCTGCTGGCTTCATGGATGTCATCAGCATTGAGAAGACGGGTGAACATTTCCGTCTGGTTTATGATACGAAGGGACGCTTTGCTGTTCACCGTATCACTGCTGAGGAGGCTAAATATAAATTGTGCAAAGTGAGAAAGATCTTTGTGGGTACAAAAGGTATTCCTCATCTGGTAACCCATGATGCCCGTACTATCCGTTATCCAGATCCTCTCATTAAAGTGAATGATACAGTTCAGATTGATTTAGAAGCAGGCAAGATCACTGATTTCATCAAGTTTGATACTGGTAACCTATGTATGGTGACCGGTGGGGCTAACTTGGGTCGAATTGGTGTGATCACAAATAGGGAGAAGCATCCTGGCTCTTTTGATGTTGTCCATGTAAAAGATGCCAATGGCAATAGTTTTGCCACTAGGCTCTCAAACATTTTTGTCATTGGCAAAGGTAATAAGCCTTGGATCTCTCTTCCCCGAGGAAAGGGTATCCGCCTTACAATTGCtgaagagagagacaagagattGGCAGCTAAGCAGAGCAGTGGCTAA